A single window of Cytobacillus dafuensis DNA harbors:
- the pabA gene encoding aminodeoxychorismate/anthranilate synthase component II — translation MIFMIDNYDSFTYNLVQYLGEIGEELIVKRNDEASIEEIRHKQPKFLMVSPGPCTPNEAGISLEAIETFAGHIPIFGVCLGHQSIAQVFGGDVVQAERLMHGKTSDIYHDGKTIFQGMPNPFPATRYHSLIVKKETLPPCLEVSAWTDEGEIMAIRHKELPIEGVQFHPESIMTKAGKELLRNFLHFYRG, via the coding sequence ATGATTTTTATGATTGATAACTATGATTCATTTACCTATAATCTCGTGCAATACCTCGGAGAGATTGGCGAGGAATTAATCGTCAAAAGAAATGATGAAGCATCGATTGAAGAGATTCGTCATAAGCAGCCGAAGTTTTTAATGGTTTCGCCCGGTCCTTGTACTCCAAATGAGGCAGGAATTAGTCTTGAAGCGATAGAGACCTTTGCTGGTCACATTCCTATTTTCGGTGTTTGTCTCGGACATCAATCAATTGCGCAAGTGTTTGGCGGGGATGTCGTCCAAGCCGAGCGTCTAATGCACGGAAAAACATCCGACATTTATCATGATGGAAAAACGATTTTTCAAGGCATGCCTAACCCATTTCCAGCAACGAGATATCATTCCTTAATTGTCAAAAAGGAAACTCTTCCACCATGCCTGGAAGTGTCCGCCTGGACGGATGAGGGAGAAATAATGGCTATTCGTCATAAAGAGCTTCCTATAGAGGGAGTGCAATTTCATCCAGAATCGATCATGACGAAAGCAGGCAAGGAATTGCTGAGAAACTTTCTTCACTTTTATCGCGGATAG
- the pabC gene encoding aminodeoxychorismate lyase yields MFLYMNGELVRKEEASISPFDHGFLYGMGLFETFRTYNGHPFLLDDHLERLNNSLEVLNIKALYSREEILASIHLLLKENQLTDAYIRLNVSAGMGEIGLQTEPYTQPNLIMFTKPLPQRNPFLEKEAIILKLKRNTPEGLERLKSHHYLNNILAKREMGDSHECEGIFLTDEDFLAEGVVSNLFWIKDKILFTPTVETGILNGITRQFVLKLAGKYGMTIKEGFFTLDQVMKAEEIFVTNSIQEIVPIALFNGKKMPGIMGKKIIELQQLYDQFSKVLWSRKEL; encoded by the coding sequence GTGTTTTTATATATGAATGGCGAACTCGTTCGGAAGGAAGAGGCGTCTATTTCTCCATTTGATCATGGATTCCTATACGGTATGGGCTTGTTTGAAACATTCAGAACCTATAATGGTCATCCGTTTTTATTAGATGACCATTTGGAGCGACTGAATAACAGCTTGGAGGTTTTAAATATAAAGGCTCTGTATTCAAGGGAAGAAATCCTTGCTTCAATCCATCTTTTATTGAAAGAGAATCAATTAACAGACGCCTATATTCGGTTGAATGTATCAGCTGGTATGGGTGAAATCGGATTGCAAACAGAACCTTATACACAACCGAACTTGATAATGTTTACAAAGCCACTTCCGCAAAGAAATCCCTTTTTGGAAAAAGAAGCGATTATTCTGAAGCTAAAGCGCAATACACCAGAGGGGCTAGAGAGGTTAAAATCTCACCATTATTTAAATAATATTTTAGCGAAGAGAGAAATGGGAGATTCACATGAATGTGAAGGCATCTTTCTTACAGATGAAGATTTTTTAGCAGAAGGAGTTGTATCCAATCTATTTTGGATTAAGGACAAAATCCTGTTTACTCCTACAGTTGAAACTGGAATCCTAAATGGTATTACAAGACAATTTGTATTAAAGCTTGCTGGCAAATATGGAATGACGATTAAAGAGGGATTTTTCACCCTCGATCAAGTCATGAAGGCAGAAGAGATCTTTGTCACGAACTCGATTCAAGAGATTGTCCCAATTGCTTTGTTTAATGGGAAAAAGATGCCTGGCATTATGGGGAAAAAAATAATAGAGCTACAACAGCTTTATGATCAATTTTCAAAGGTTTTATGGAGCAGAAAAGAGCTGTAA
- the folP gene encoding dihydropteroate synthase: MNVIKCGPYSLDYESKTLIMGILNATPDSFSDGGRFNHIDRAVERALQMVKDGADIIDIGGESTRPGFDAVPLEEELERVIPVIAAISKEVNAPISIDTYKAEVARQAIKAGAHIINDIWGAKADPDMASVAAELQVPIILMHNRKNQDYTVFYRDAVNDLYESITLVKNAGVKDENIILDPGIGFAKDLDLNLEMMRHLDKLVSIGYPVLLGTSRKSMIGSVLDLPVHERMEGTGATVCYGIQKGCQIIRIHDVKEMKRMATMMDALMGKGI; this comes from the coding sequence ATGAATGTGATCAAATGTGGGCCTTATTCATTGGATTATGAAAGTAAGACGTTGATTATGGGGATTTTAAATGCAACCCCTGATTCTTTTTCTGATGGAGGAAGGTTTAATCATATCGATAGAGCCGTTGAGCGGGCGTTGCAAATGGTTAAAGATGGGGCTGATATCATTGATATTGGCGGAGAATCCACCCGGCCAGGCTTCGATGCTGTTCCATTAGAGGAGGAGTTAGAAAGGGTGATCCCTGTCATAGCGGCCATCTCTAAAGAAGTAAATGCTCCTATATCGATAGATACTTATAAAGCGGAAGTAGCTAGACAAGCCATTAAGGCTGGCGCCCATATTATTAACGACATTTGGGGCGCGAAAGCTGATCCAGATATGGCATCAGTTGCTGCAGAGCTACAGGTTCCTATTATTTTAATGCATAATCGAAAGAATCAAGATTATACTGTTTTCTATCGAGATGCCGTAAACGATTTATATGAGAGTATCACGCTAGTGAAAAACGCTGGTGTGAAAGATGAAAATATTATTCTAGATCCAGGCATTGGTTTTGCGAAGGATTTAGACTTGAATCTTGAAATGATGAGACATTTGGACAAGCTTGTTTCGATTGGCTATCCAGTTTTATTAGGGACATCTCGGAAATCAATGATCGGAAGTGTTCTAGATTTGCCTGTCCATGAGCGGATGGAAGGGACAGGTGCGACCGTTTGTTACGGAATCCAAAAAGGGTGTCAAATCATTCGGATTCATGATGTGAAGGAAATGAAGCGGATGGCTACAATGATGGATGCACTTATGGGGAAAGGGATATAA
- the folB gene encoding dihydroneopterin aldolase, which produces MDRIIINKMAFYGYHGVFPEETRLGQRFIVDLTVETDLKKAGESDHLEDSINYGELYQVCKDVVEGKPLKLIEAVAEKIAGEMLDRFHAISQVTVRMIKPDPPIPGHYESVAVEITRGR; this is translated from the coding sequence ATGGATCGAATTATAATAAATAAAATGGCGTTTTATGGCTATCACGGTGTTTTTCCAGAGGAAACCCGGCTTGGTCAACGATTTATAGTAGATTTGACTGTGGAGACAGATTTGAAAAAGGCTGGAGAGTCAGATCATCTCGAGGATTCAATTAATTATGGTGAGCTATATCAAGTTTGTAAAGATGTTGTTGAAGGGAAACCTTTGAAACTCATAGAAGCTGTGGCTGAAAAGATTGCCGGGGAAATGTTAGACCGATTTCATGCTATTTCCCAAGTGACAGTGAGGATGATTAAGCCTGATCCCCCAATTCCTGGCCATTATGAATCAGTAGCCGTTGAAATTACAAGGGGTAGGTAA
- the folK gene encoding 2-amino-4-hydroxy-6-hydroxymethyldihydropteridine diphosphokinase: MNNDAYIALGSNIGNRFENIKAAITSIEAAPKIKVVKTSSIYETDPVGYEEQDQFLNMVIQVRTDLTSTELLDVCLEIEKKLGRKRDIRWGPRTIDLDILLYNQENINSEKLIVPHPRMHERAFVIIPLLEIQSGTKIPTMETPLQTVLEDIPDREGVRIWKQKNGEDVFALFEN, encoded by the coding sequence ATGAATAATGACGCTTATATTGCTTTAGGTTCTAATATTGGCAACCGGTTTGAAAATATTAAAGCAGCCATTACAAGTATTGAGGCTGCTCCAAAAATAAAAGTGGTAAAAACCTCCTCCATCTATGAAACAGACCCGGTAGGATATGAAGAGCAGGATCAATTTTTAAATATGGTGATTCAAGTGAGAACAGACTTAACGTCGACTGAATTACTTGATGTTTGCTTAGAAATTGAAAAAAAACTTGGGAGAAAAAGGGACATTCGATGGGGACCTAGGACAATAGACCTTGACATTTTGTTGTATAATCAAGAAAATATTAATTCAGAGAAGTTAATAGTTCCTCATCCTCGGATGCATGAAAGGGCTTTTGTCATCATTCCTCTATTAGAGATTCAGTCTGGCACCAAAATTCCGACGATGGAAACTCCTCTTCAAACAGTTTTAGAGGATATACCAGATAGAGAGGGAGTACGAATATGGAAGCAGAAAAATGGGGAAGACGTATTCGCGCTTTTCGAAAATTAA
- a CDS encoding helix-turn-helix domain-containing protein — MEAEKWGRRIRAFRKLKGYTQESFARQLGVSVSILGEIERGNRMPALDFLERIVRLLNITIEDLTPPEENE; from the coding sequence ATGGAAGCAGAAAAATGGGGAAGACGTATTCGCGCTTTTCGAAAATTAAAAGGCTATACACAGGAAAGCTTTGCAAGGCAGTTAGGTGTATCTGTTTCAATCCTTGGAGAAATTGAAAGGGGAAATCGGATGCCAGCTCTAGATTTTTTAGAACGAATTGTACGCTTGCTAAATATTACTATTGAAGATCTGACTCCACCGGAGGAAAATGAGTAA
- the dusB gene encoding tRNA dihydrouridine synthase DusB has product MFKIGDIELKNRVVLAPMAGVCNSAFRLTVKEFGAGLVCAEMVSDKGIVIKNEKTMNMLYIDEREKPLSLQIFGGEKETLVEAAQFVDKNSNADIIDINMGCPVPKITKCDAGAKWLLDPDKIYEMVSAVTAAVDKPVTVKMRMGWDEDHIYAVRNAQAVESAGGKAVSLHGRTRVQMYEGKANWDIIREVKQNINIPLIGNGDVMTSQDAKRMLEETGCDGVMIGRAALGNPWMIYRTVKYLETGELMDEPSVREKIDVCILHLDRLIALKNEYIAVREMRKHAAWYLKGIRGNAKVRNAVNECNTREDLVTLLTALVIEAEEKEQSQMQVG; this is encoded by the coding sequence ATGTTCAAAATTGGTGACATTGAATTAAAAAACCGTGTTGTTCTTGCTCCAATGGCAGGGGTATGTAACTCGGCGTTTCGTCTCACTGTCAAAGAGTTTGGCGCCGGACTTGTATGTGCAGAAATGGTCAGCGACAAAGGGATTGTGATCAAAAACGAGAAAACGATGAACATGCTTTATATAGATGAAAGAGAAAAGCCGCTAAGCTTGCAAATTTTTGGCGGTGAAAAAGAGACGTTAGTTGAAGCCGCTCAATTTGTTGATAAAAACTCAAATGCTGATATTATCGATATTAATATGGGCTGCCCTGTTCCGAAAATCACGAAATGTGATGCAGGAGCTAAATGGTTGCTCGATCCAGATAAAATCTATGAAATGGTTTCTGCCGTAACGGCTGCTGTTGACAAGCCTGTAACAGTTAAAATGCGTATGGGCTGGGATGAGGACCATATTTATGCTGTCCGAAATGCTCAAGCTGTTGAGAGTGCAGGAGGAAAAGCTGTTTCCTTACATGGACGTACCCGCGTACAAATGTATGAGGGAAAAGCAAATTGGGACATCATCCGCGAAGTTAAGCAAAATATTAACATTCCTTTAATAGGAAACGGTGATGTCATGACGTCTCAAGATGCGAAGCGTATGCTTGAAGAAACTGGCTGTGACGGCGTTATGATCGGCCGAGCTGCATTAGGAAATCCGTGGATGATTTATCGTACTGTGAAGTATCTTGAAACAGGCGAATTAATGGATGAGCCAAGTGTTCGCGAAAAAATTGATGTATGTATCCTTCATCTTGACCGATTAATCGCGCTAAAAAATGAATATATTGCAGTTCGTGAAATGCGAAAGCATGCAGCTTGGTACTTGAAGGGTATTCGCGGAAACGCGAAGGTACGCAATGCTGTTAATGAATGCAACACAAGAGAAGATCTTGTCACTTTATTAACTGCACTTGTAATTGAGGCTGAAGAGAAAGAACAAAGCCAAATGCAAGTTGGATAA
- the lysS gene encoding lysine--tRNA ligase — MIQVSQSHEELNDQIIVRREKMNSLREKGLDPFGKRFERSHQSKELIEQYGEFEKEDLEQKNVSVTVAGRIMTKRGKGKAGFAHIQDLTGQIQLYVRKDAVGDEKYEIFDSADLGDLVGVSGTLFKTQVGELSIKVQGFELLTKSLRPLPDKFHGLKDVEQRYRQRYLDLIMSEESKNTFVTRSRIIQSMRRYLDSLGYLEVETPMMHSIAGGASARPFITHHNALDMELYMRIAIELHLKRLIVGGLEKVYEIGRVFRNEGVSTRHNPEFTMIELYEAYADYRDIMSLTENLIAHIAQEVHGTTKIQYGEHEVDLTPEWKRLHMVDAIKEYTGVDFWKEMTTEEARSLAKEHGVEITEHMLYGHIVNEFFEQKVEEKLIQPTFIFGHPVEISPLAKKNDEDPRFTDRFELFIVAREHANAFTELNDPIDQRERFEAQLKEREQGNDEAHMMDDDFIEALEYGMPPTGGLGIGIDRLVMLLTNSPSIRDVLLFPLMRHR, encoded by the coding sequence ATGATACAAGTGAGTCAGAGCCATGAAGAATTAAATGACCAAATTATTGTCAGAAGGGAAAAAATGAATAGCCTGCGTGAAAAAGGGCTAGATCCGTTTGGAAAACGTTTTGAACGTTCCCATCAGTCAAAAGAGTTAATTGAACAATACGGAGAGTTTGAAAAAGAAGACTTAGAACAGAAAAATGTTTCAGTAACAGTTGCTGGCCGTATTATGACTAAGCGCGGAAAAGGAAAAGCTGGATTTGCTCATATTCAAGATTTAACAGGACAAATTCAACTATATGTTCGTAAAGATGCTGTAGGTGATGAAAAGTATGAGATTTTCGACAGTGCGGATCTTGGCGATTTAGTTGGCGTGTCTGGTACACTTTTCAAAACACAAGTAGGAGAACTTTCTATTAAAGTTCAGGGATTCGAACTATTAACAAAGTCACTACGTCCGCTTCCTGATAAGTTTCATGGGCTTAAGGATGTTGAACAGCGGTACCGTCAGCGTTATTTAGATTTAATTATGAGCGAAGAAAGTAAAAATACTTTTGTAACTCGTAGCCGTATTATTCAATCTATGCGCCGTTATCTAGATAGTCTAGGATATCTAGAGGTAGAAACACCAATGATGCATTCAATTGCAGGAGGTGCATCTGCGCGTCCATTTATCACGCACCACAATGCCCTTGATATGGAGCTTTATATGCGTATTGCTATTGAGCTGCATTTAAAACGATTAATTGTTGGTGGATTAGAAAAGGTTTATGAAATTGGCCGTGTATTCCGCAATGAAGGGGTTTCTACTCGTCACAATCCTGAATTCACAATGATTGAATTATATGAAGCGTATGCTGATTATCGTGATATCATGAGCTTAACTGAAAACTTAATTGCACATATCGCTCAAGAGGTCCATGGAACAACGAAGATCCAATATGGTGAACATGAAGTAGATCTAACACCTGAATGGAAAAGACTTCATATGGTAGATGCGATTAAGGAATATACTGGTGTAGACTTCTGGAAAGAGATGACGACCGAGGAAGCTAGAAGTTTAGCAAAAGAACATGGTGTTGAAATTACTGAGCATATGCTCTATGGACATATTGTTAATGAATTCTTTGAGCAAAAGGTCGAGGAGAAATTGATTCAGCCGACATTTATTTTTGGGCATCCTGTTGAAATCTCTCCTCTTGCGAAGAAAAATGACGAAGATCCTCGTTTTACAGATCGTTTTGAGCTGTTTATTGTCGCTCGTGAGCATGCTAATGCATTTACAGAATTAAATGATCCTATTGATCAAAGAGAGCGCTTTGAGGCACAGCTAAAAGAACGTGAACAAGGTAATGATGAGGCACATATGATGGATGATGACTTTATTGAAGCGTTAGAGTATGGTATGCCTCCAACTGGAGGACTTGGAATAGGAATAGATCGATTAGTTATGTTATTAACGAATTCTCCTTCTATTAGGGATGTACTTCTATTCCCATTAATGCGCCATCGTTAA
- a CDS encoding CtsR family transcriptional regulator: MRNISDIIEDYLKRVLEMSEREIVEIKRSEIADKFQCVPSQINYVINTRFTIEKGYVVESKRGGGGYIRIMKVQSYDHAHLIDQLLTLIQSRIAQSSAEDVIIRLVEEEIITKREAKIMLSVIDRSVLYIDLPYRDELRARMLKAMLTTLKYK; this comes from the coding sequence TTGAGAAATATCTCAGATATTATAGAAGATTATTTGAAAAGAGTTTTAGAAATGAGTGAGCGAGAAATTGTTGAAATTAAAAGGAGTGAAATTGCAGATAAATTTCAATGTGTCCCGTCCCAGATAAACTACGTAATTAATACAAGATTTACAATAGAAAAAGGGTATGTTGTAGAAAGTAAACGTGGTGGCGGCGGATATATAAGAATTATGAAAGTGCAATCATATGACCACGCTCATTTAATTGATCAATTATTAACTTTAATACAAAGTCGCATAGCTCAGAGTAGTGCAGAGGATGTAATTATAAGACTTGTCGAAGAGGAGATCATTACAAAAAGGGAAGCGAAAATAATGCTAAGCGTTATCGATCGTTCGGTCCTATATATTGATCTTCCATATAGAGATGAGCTGCGTGCAAGAATGTTAAAGGCCATGTTAACGACTTTAAAATATAAATAG
- a CDS encoding UvrB/UvrC motif-containing protein, producing MICQECNQRPAALHFTKILNGEKAEYHLCDKCAQEKGDMFMLGAPGFSINNLLAGLLNIEPTFQKTEQDPFQQEEILQCDQCSMTFQQFIKVGRFGCAHCYQAFEEQLKPILKRLHSGNSVHNGKIPARIGGSIHLRKNIEELKQKLKESIVKEEFERAAEIRDEIRLLESKLNAKVEGGE from the coding sequence ATGATTTGCCAAGAATGTAATCAAAGGCCGGCAGCGCTTCATTTTACGAAAATATTGAATGGAGAGAAGGCAGAATATCATTTATGTGATAAATGTGCCCAAGAAAAAGGCGATATGTTCATGCTCGGTGCACCGGGTTTTTCAATTAATAATTTGTTAGCGGGATTGCTGAATATTGAACCCACCTTTCAAAAGACGGAGCAAGATCCATTCCAGCAGGAAGAAATTTTACAATGTGATCAATGCTCAATGACCTTCCAACAATTCATTAAGGTAGGAAGATTTGGCTGTGCTCATTGTTACCAAGCATTTGAAGAACAGCTTAAACCAATTTTAAAAAGACTGCATAGTGGGAATTCAGTCCATAATGGAAAAATACCAGCTAGGATTGGCGGAAGTATCCACTTAAGAAAAAATATTGAGGAATTGAAGCAAAAGCTTAAAGAGTCCATCGTGAAAGAGGAATTTGAAAGAGCTGCAGAAATTAGAGACGAAATTCGCTTACTTGAAAGCAAATTAAATGCGAAGGTTGAGGGGGGAGAGTAA
- a CDS encoding protein arginine kinase yields MSLERFINQAVSSWMSAEGPDSDIILSSRIRLARNIKQYKFPTLFTNDEAKSVIHMIKKKVEEKSFSTLGNLELLLMDELQPLQKRVLMEKHLISPHLAENSSHGACVLSENEELSIMINEEDHIRIQCLFPGFQLSEALNIANEIDDWLEVEIDYAFDEKVGYLTSCPTNVGTGLRASVMVHLPGLVLTQQMNRIIPAINQLGLVVRGIYGEGSEALGNIFQVSNQITLGKSEKDIVEDLKSVVSQLISQERSAREALAKTSNIQLEDRVFRSYGILSNCRIIESKEAARCLSDVRLGIDMQYLKNISKNILNELMILTQPGFLQQYAGGPLRPHERDIRRASLIRERIKMENEEIGG; encoded by the coding sequence TTGTCGCTAGAACGCTTCATTAATCAAGCTGTCAGCTCCTGGATGAGTGCTGAGGGCCCTGATTCAGATATAATATTAAGTTCAAGAATTCGGTTAGCCCGGAATATAAAACAATACAAGTTTCCTACACTATTTACGAATGACGAAGCCAAGTCAGTCATTCATATGATAAAGAAAAAGGTAGAGGAAAAATCATTTTCTACGCTTGGAAATTTAGAGTTATTACTGATGGATGAGCTTCAGCCTCTCCAAAAAAGGGTTCTAATGGAAAAGCATTTAATCAGTCCGCATCTTGCAGAGAATTCCTCACATGGTGCTTGCGTTCTTTCCGAAAATGAAGAATTAAGCATTATGATTAATGAAGAGGACCATATTAGAATCCAGTGTTTATTTCCAGGCTTCCAATTGTCTGAGGCTTTAAATATCGCAAATGAAATTGATGATTGGCTTGAAGTAGAAATTGACTATGCCTTTGATGAAAAGGTTGGCTACCTAACAAGCTGTCCGACAAATGTTGGTACAGGGTTAAGGGCTTCTGTAATGGTACATTTACCAGGCCTTGTTTTAACTCAACAAATGAACCGGATCATTCCAGCTATTAATCAACTTGGCTTAGTTGTTAGAGGAATTTATGGTGAAGGCAGCGAAGCATTAGGAAACATCTTTCAAGTATCAAATCAAATCACTCTTGGAAAGTCAGAAAAGGATATTGTAGAGGATCTAAAGAGTGTTGTAAGTCAACTTATTTCTCAGGAAAGATCAGCCCGGGAAGCATTAGCTAAAACTTCTAACATACAATTAGAAGACAGAGTCTTCCGCTCTTATGGGATATTATCAAACTGCCGAATTATTGAATCGAAAGAAGCAGCTAGATGTTTATCAGATGTTCGGCTTGGGATTGATATGCAGTATCTAAAAAACATTTCCAAGAATATTTTAAATGAATTAATGATCCTGACGCAGCCTGGATTTTTACAACAGTATGCAGGGGGACCACTAAGACCTCATGAACGGGATATTCGGCGAGCGTCATTAATAAGAGAAAGAATAAAAATGGAAAACGAAGAGATTGGAGGATGA
- the clpC gene encoding ATP-dependent protease ATP-binding subunit ClpC, whose product MMFGRFTERAQKVLALAQEEAIRLGHNNIGTEHILLGLVREGEGIAAKALYALGLGSEKIQKEVENLIGKGQDASQTIHYTPRAKKVIELSMDEARKLGHSYVGTEHILLGLIREGEGVAARVLNNLGVSLNKARQQVLQLLGSNESGGHQGGSSANANTPTLDGLARDLTAIAREGSLDPVIGRSKEIQRVIEVLSRRTKNNPVLIGEPGVGKTAIAEGLAQQIINNEVPETLRDKRVMTLDMGTVVAGTKYRGEFEDRLKKVMDEIRQAGNIILFIDELHTLIGAGGAEGAIDASNILKPSLARGELQCIGATTLDEYRKYIEKDAALERRFQPITVDEPTAEESVQILQGLRDRYEAHHRVTITDEAIDAAVKLSDRYISDRFLPDKAIDLIDEAGSKVRLRSYTTPPNLKELELKLEDVRKEKDAAVQSQEFEKAASLRDTEQRLREQLEETKKTWKEKQGKENSEVTVDDIASVVSSWTGIPVSKLAQTETQKLLNLEEILHSRVIGQEEAVKAISKAVRRARAGLKDPKRPIGSFVFLGPTGVGKTELARALAEAMFGDEDAMIRIDMSEYMEKHSTSRLVGSPPGYVGYEEGGQLTEKVRRKPYSVVLLDEIEKAHPDVFNILLQVLEDGRLTDSKGRTVDFRNTVLIMTSNVGAEALKRNKYVGFNIQDGEQDYKDMKGKVMEELKKSFRPEFLNRIDEIIVFHALEKKHLAEIVTLMSDQLTKRLKEQDINLELTEAAKEKIAVEGYDPEYGARPIRRAIQKHIEDRLSEELLKGTVLNGQKVVVDVRDGEFVVETAKGKAAATLQKS is encoded by the coding sequence ATGATGTTCGGTCGATTTACTGAGAGAGCGCAAAAGGTATTAGCTTTAGCCCAGGAAGAGGCTATTCGTCTAGGTCATAATAATATTGGAACAGAGCATATTTTGCTTGGCCTTGTACGTGAAGGAGAAGGAATTGCAGCAAAGGCTTTATATGCACTGGGTCTAGGTTCAGAGAAAATACAAAAGGAAGTAGAAAACCTAATTGGTAAGGGACAGGATGCATCACAGACAATTCATTACACCCCTAGAGCCAAAAAAGTAATCGAACTGTCGATGGATGAAGCGCGAAAGTTAGGTCATTCTTATGTGGGAACAGAGCATATTCTTCTCGGTCTCATTCGCGAAGGAGAGGGTGTTGCTGCTAGGGTACTTAATAATTTAGGGGTTAGCCTAAATAAAGCTCGTCAACAAGTTTTACAGCTATTAGGAAGCAATGAATCAGGCGGTCATCAGGGAGGTTCCTCTGCAAATGCGAATACGCCTACGTTAGATGGATTGGCAAGAGACTTAACGGCGATTGCTCGGGAAGGAAGTCTTGACCCTGTTATCGGGAGAAGTAAGGAAATTCAGCGTGTTATTGAAGTTTTAAGTCGCCGAACAAAGAATAATCCCGTATTAATTGGGGAGCCCGGGGTTGGTAAGACGGCGATAGCAGAAGGATTAGCCCAGCAAATTATTAATAATGAAGTTCCTGAGACTCTCCGTGATAAAAGAGTAATGACTCTTGATATGGGAACGGTTGTAGCTGGAACCAAATATCGTGGAGAATTTGAGGACCGCCTAAAGAAAGTAATGGATGAAATTAGGCAAGCAGGAAACATCATTTTATTCATTGATGAGCTTCATACTTTAATTGGGGCTGGTGGAGCTGAAGGCGCGATTGATGCTTCAAATATTTTAAAACCTTCCCTTGCCCGTGGAGAACTGCAGTGCATTGGGGCTACGACTCTTGATGAATATCGAAAATATATTGAAAAAGATGCAGCATTAGAAAGACGTTTTCAACCGATTACAGTCGATGAGCCAACAGCCGAAGAGTCTGTACAAATATTGCAAGGGCTTCGTGATCGCTATGAGGCACATCACCGTGTAACGATTACAGACGAAGCGATTGATGCAGCTGTAAAATTGTCTGATCGTTATATTTCTGATCGTTTTCTTCCAGATAAAGCAATTGATTTAATTGATGAGGCAGGATCTAAAGTAAGACTTCGTTCATATACAACACCTCCAAATTTGAAGGAATTAGAATTAAAGCTAGAAGATGTACGAAAAGAAAAAGATGCTGCGGTACAAAGCCAAGAGTTCGAAAAAGCTGCCTCTTTAAGAGATACGGAACAGCGGCTTCGTGAACAGCTGGAAGAGACAAAGAAAACATGGAAAGAAAAGCAAGGAAAAGAAAACAGTGAAGTAACCGTTGATGATATTGCAAGTGTTGTATCAAGCTGGACTGGAATTCCAGTTTCAAAATTAGCTCAAACTGAAACGCAAAAGCTTCTAAACTTAGAAGAAATCTTGCACTCAAGAGTCATTGGGCAGGAAGAAGCAGTTAAGGCGATTTCGAAAGCAGTTCGCCGTGCTCGCGCGGGATTAAAGGATCCAAAACGGCCAATCGGATCATTTGTCTTCCTTGGTCCAACAGGAGTAGGAAAAACAGAGCTTGCCCGTGCATTAGCTGAAGCGATGTTCGGTGATGAGGATGCCATGATTCGAATTGATATGTCCGAGTATATGGAGAAGCATTCAACATCAAGACTAGTAGGCTCACCTCCAGGCTATGTTGGGTATGAAGAAGGCGGACAACTAACGGAAAAGGTGCGCAGAAAGCCTTATTCTGTCGTCCTTTTAGACGAAATCGAAAAAGCGCATCCAGATGTCTTTAACATTCTTTTACAAGTGCTAGAAGATGGACGCTTAACGGATTCAAAGGGAAGAACGGTAGATTTTCGCAACACTGTTTTAATCATGACATCCAACGTAGGGGCAGAAGCCTTAAAACGAAATAAATACGTTGGTTTTAACATCCAGGATGGAGAACAGGATTATAAGGATATGAAAGGAAAGGTAATGGAGGAGCTGAAAAAATCATTCCGTCCTGAATTCCTTAACCGTATTGATGAAATTATCGTTTTCCATGCATTAGAGAAGAAGCATCTTGCGGAAATTGTGACGCTAATGTCTGATCAATTAACAAAACGATTAAAAGAACAAGATATTAACCTTGAGTTGACAGAAGCGGCGAAGGAAAAAATTGCAGTTGAAGGCTATGATCCTGAATACGGTGCTAGACCAATTCGCAGAGCTATTCAAAAGCATATTGAGGACCGTTTATCTGAAGAATTGTTAAAAGGAACCGTTTTAAATGGCCAAAAGGTTGTCGTTGATGTTCGTGATGGAGAGTTTGTTGTCGAAACAGCAAAAGGGAAAGCGGCAGCGACTTTGCAGAAATCATAA